In Saccharothrix violaceirubra, the following are encoded in one genomic region:
- a CDS encoding DNA-3-methyladenine glycosylase I: MIDVVRCAWGDSTPDYRDYHDTEWGVELHGDAELFERMCLESFQSGLSWITILRKRENFRRAFADFDPVVVAGYDDADFDRLMADASIVRNRAKINAAVANARVLAAMDEPLDDLLWSFAPKTHVRPATIADVPAVTAESKAMAKELKRRGFVFLGPITCYALMQATGMVDDHVATCFRAIDR; encoded by the coding sequence ATGATCGACGTCGTCCGTTGCGCCTGGGGCGACAGCACGCCCGACTACCGCGACTACCACGACACCGAGTGGGGCGTGGAGCTGCACGGCGACGCGGAACTGTTCGAGCGCATGTGCCTGGAGTCGTTCCAGTCCGGCCTGTCGTGGATCACGATCCTGCGCAAGCGGGAGAACTTCCGGCGGGCTTTCGCGGACTTCGACCCGGTGGTCGTCGCCGGCTACGACGATGCCGACTTCGACCGGCTCATGGCCGACGCGTCCATCGTGCGCAACCGGGCCAAGATCAACGCGGCCGTCGCCAACGCCCGTGTCCTCGCGGCCATGGACGAGCCGCTCGACGACCTGCTCTGGTCGTTCGCGCCCAAGACCCACGTCCGGCCCGCGACCATCGCCGACGTGCCCGCCGTCACCGCCGAGTCCAAGGCCATGGCCAAGGAGCTCAAGCGGCGCGGCTTCGTCTTCCTCGGACCGATCACGTGTTACGCGTTGATGCAGGCCACCGGCATGGTCGACGACCACGTGGCGACCTGCTTCCGCGCTATCGACCGCTGA
- a CDS encoding leucyl aminopeptidase family protein translates to MRQPLPTPLPSVDVAGSPRRGVLRVVVASAGEDDGDIGAPARRDPWVLGVGAGTAGDWRTAGAVLSRALTDVAERCDVELPADADAAAFTLGLALGGYGFKVTGQERPRRVRSVRLVTGAPVADAVREALDAAAATALARDLANTPSNTKDPAWLAATTAKLAGAVPGLDVRVRDEKWLRAEGFGGVLAVGGGSPRPPRLVELAWRGTGGGPHLVFVGKGITFDTGGISIKPAEGMHLMRTDMAGGAAVIAATIAAARRRLPVRVTALVPCAENHVSGSAYRPGDVIRHHGGTTTEVTNTDAEGRLVLADALAYAVRTLSPDLIVDVATLTGAMKISLGVRTAGLFATDDALAADLLAAGEAAAERYWRMPLLQEHADAVHSDLADLRQCPPGPGGIMAALFLREFAADVPWAHLDIAGPARSDKSYAEVTPGATGFAARTLLALATAKSTR, encoded by the coding sequence GTGCGCCAGCCGTTGCCCACCCCGCTGCCCAGCGTCGACGTGGCGGGCTCGCCCAGACGGGGCGTCCTCCGGGTCGTCGTCGCGTCGGCCGGCGAGGACGACGGCGACATCGGCGCGCCGGCCCGGCGCGACCCGTGGGTGCTCGGTGTCGGCGCGGGCACGGCCGGTGACTGGCGTACCGCCGGTGCCGTGCTGAGCAGGGCGTTGACCGACGTGGCCGAGCGGTGCGACGTGGAACTGCCCGCCGACGCGGACGCGGCGGCGTTCACGCTCGGTCTGGCCCTGGGCGGGTACGGGTTCAAGGTGACCGGGCAGGAGCGGCCCCGGCGGGTGCGGTCCGTGCGCCTGGTGACCGGTGCGCCGGTGGCCGACGCGGTGCGCGAGGCGCTGGACGCCGCCGCCGCGACGGCGTTGGCGCGGGACCTGGCGAACACCCCGTCGAACACCAAGGACCCCGCCTGGCTGGCCGCGACGACCGCGAAGCTGGCGGGGGCCGTGCCCGGCCTGGACGTGCGGGTGCGCGACGAGAAGTGGCTGCGCGCGGAGGGCTTCGGCGGCGTGCTGGCGGTCGGCGGCGGGTCGCCGCGTCCGCCCCGGCTGGTCGAACTGGCGTGGCGGGGCACCGGCGGTGGTCCCCACCTGGTGTTCGTCGGCAAGGGGATCACGTTCGACACCGGCGGGATCTCGATCAAGCCCGCCGAGGGCATGCACCTCATGCGCACGGACATGGCGGGCGGCGCGGCCGTGATCGCCGCGACGATCGCGGCGGCACGGCGGCGGCTCCCGGTCCGGGTGACGGCCCTGGTGCCGTGCGCGGAGAACCACGTGTCGGGCTCGGCCTACCGGCCCGGCGACGTGATCCGCCACCACGGCGGCACGACCACCGAGGTGACGAACACCGACGCCGAGGGCCGGCTGGTCCTGGCCGACGCCCTGGCGTACGCGGTGCGCACCCTGTCGCCGGACCTGATCGTGGACGTGGCGACCCTGACCGGCGCGATGAAGATCAGCCTGGGCGTGCGCACGGCCGGCCTGTTCGCCACGGACGACGCCCTGGCCGCCGACCTGCTGGCGGCGGGGGAGGCGGCGGCCGAGCGGTACTGGCGCATGCCGCTGCTCCAGGAGCACGCCGACGCGGTGCACAGCGACCTGGCCGACCTGCGGCAGTGCCCGCCGGGTCCGGGTGGCATCATGGCGGCGTTGTTCCTGCGGGAGTTCGCCGCGGACGTCCCCTGGGCACACCTGGACATCGCCGGTCCGGCGCGGTCGGACAAGTCCTACGCCGAGGTGACGCCCGGTGCGACGGGCTTCGCCGCCCGGACCCTGTTGGCCCTGGCCACCGCCAAGTCGACCCGCTGA
- the glgC gene encoding glucose-1-phosphate adenylyltransferase produces the protein MTGQPNVLGIVLAGGEGKRLWPLTADRAKPAVPFAGNYRLVDFVLSNLVNAGFVKLCVLTQYKSHSLDRHISTTWRLSTVLGQYVTPVPAQQRLGPRWYHGSGDAIYQSLNLVNDERPDHVVVFGADHVYRMDPGQMVDQHVATGASVTVAGIRVPRVEAKAFGCIDSDADGRITRFLEKPAEPPHVPDDPEVSFASMGNYVFTTEALIDTLRADAADPDSAHDMGGDIIPALVDQGRAHVYDFSRNVVPGEAERHRGYWRDVGTIDAYYEAHMDLVSADPVFDIYNRSWPIRTATPPLPPAKFVAGGSAEDSMVGPGSIVSGTVHGSIVSSDVVIESGSVVQGSVLLPGVRIGRGAVVRRAILDKNVIVPDGALIGVDPATDRTRYTVSAGGVTVLGKGVTAF, from the coding sequence GTGACGGGACAACCGAACGTCCTCGGAATCGTCCTCGCCGGTGGCGAAGGGAAGCGGTTGTGGCCGCTGACCGCCGACCGGGCCAAACCGGCGGTGCCCTTCGCCGGCAACTACCGCCTCGTCGACTTCGTCCTCTCCAACCTGGTCAACGCCGGCTTCGTCAAGCTTTGCGTTCTCACGCAGTACAAATCGCATTCACTGGACCGTCACATCTCGACCACGTGGCGCCTGTCCACTGTGCTCGGTCAGTACGTGACACCCGTCCCGGCGCAGCAACGCCTCGGCCCGCGTTGGTATCACGGCTCCGGTGATGCGATCTACCAATCGCTCAACCTCGTCAACGACGAACGCCCCGACCACGTCGTGGTCTTCGGCGCCGACCACGTGTACCGGATGGACCCCGGCCAGATGGTCGACCAGCACGTGGCGACCGGCGCTTCGGTGACCGTGGCGGGCATCCGCGTGCCGCGCGTGGAGGCGAAGGCGTTCGGCTGCATCGACTCCGACGCCGACGGCCGGATCACCCGGTTCCTGGAGAAGCCCGCCGAACCGCCGCACGTGCCCGACGACCCCGAGGTCTCGTTCGCCTCGATGGGCAACTACGTGTTCACCACCGAGGCGTTGATCGACACGTTGCGCGCCGACGCGGCCGACCCGGACTCGGCGCACGACATGGGCGGCGACATCATCCCCGCGCTGGTGGACCAGGGCCGTGCGCACGTCTACGACTTCTCCCGCAACGTCGTGCCCGGCGAGGCCGAACGCCATCGCGGCTACTGGCGCGACGTCGGCACGATCGACGCCTACTACGAGGCGCACATGGACCTCGTGTCCGCGGACCCGGTGTTCGACATCTACAACCGGTCGTGGCCGATCCGGACCGCCACACCGCCCCTGCCCCCGGCCAAGTTCGTCGCCGGCGGCAGCGCCGAGGACTCCATGGTCGGGCCGGGTTCGATCGTCTCCGGGACCGTGCACGGCAGCATCGTGTCGTCGGACGTGGTGATCGAGTCGGGATCGGTCGTGCAGGGCAGCGTGCTGCTGCCGGGCGTGCGGATCGGCCGGGGCGCCGTGGTGCGCCGGGCGATCCTGGACAAGAACGTGATCGTGCCCGACGGCGCGCTGATCGGCGTCGACCCGGCCACCGACCGCACCCGCTACACGGTGTCCGCCGGTGGCGTGACCGTCCTGGGCAAGGGCGTGACGGCTTTCTAG
- a CDS encoding DUF3117 domain-containing protein: MAAMKPRTGDGPLEVTKEGRGIVMRVPLEGGGRLVVEMSADEANALGDALKAAAG; encoded by the coding sequence ATGGCGGCCATGAAGCCCCGGACCGGCGACGGTCCCCTCGAGGTCACCAAGGAGGGGCGCGGCATCGTCATGCGCGTTCCGCTCGAGGGTGGTGGGCGCCTCGTCGTCGAGATGTCGGCGGACGAGGCCAACGCCCTGGGCGACGCCCTCAAGGCAGCCGCGGGCTGA
- the fliW gene encoding flagellar assembly protein FliW: MSDADTAPVIEFSVPMPGFPEHRRFLLVRTTEDGLLFSLRSVDDPELRFLVVPPAPFFPDYAPEIGAQAVEQLGTVDVSDLLVLLVVTVGESASSATANLLAPIVVDQRTRRAVQVVLTAGDLRAPLLSA; this comes from the coding sequence GTGAGCGACGCCGACACGGCGCCCGTCATCGAGTTCAGCGTCCCCATGCCCGGGTTCCCGGAGCACCGCCGCTTCCTGCTCGTGCGCACCACCGAGGACGGCCTGCTGTTCTCGCTGCGCTCGGTCGACGACCCGGAGCTGCGGTTCCTCGTCGTGCCGCCGGCGCCGTTCTTCCCGGACTACGCTCCGGAGATCGGTGCGCAGGCCGTCGAGCAGCTCGGCACGGTCGACGTGTCCGACCTGCTGGTGCTGCTGGTCGTGACGGTCGGCGAGTCGGCCTCCTCGGCCACCGCCAACCTGCTCGCCCCCATCGTGGTCGACCAGCGGACCCGACGCGCGGTCCAGGTCGTGCTGACCGCGGGTGATCTCCGCGCGCCGCTGTTGAGCGCCTGA
- a CDS encoding O-methyltransferase, producing MDVALREYVERYPPEDAVIAAARARGVELGCVPIGSGGGAALRFLAAATRARTVVEVGTGAGVGALYLLGGMTPDGILTSIDVSAEYQRAARRAFADAGVAVSRTRLITGAALDVLPRLTDGGYDLVFVDAAKTEYPRYLAEAVRLLRPGGVVAFDNVLWQGRVLDRTVRDPATTALRDVTRAVREDDRLVPVILPLGDGLLVAART from the coding sequence GTGGACGTGGCTCTGCGCGAGTACGTGGAGCGCTACCCGCCCGAGGACGCCGTCATAGCGGCGGCCCGCGCGCGTGGCGTCGAGCTGGGCTGCGTGCCGATCGGGTCGGGCGGCGGCGCGGCCCTGCGGTTCCTCGCCGCGGCGACCCGGGCCAGGACCGTGGTCGAGGTCGGCACGGGCGCGGGCGTCGGCGCGCTGTACCTGCTCGGCGGCATGACCCCGGACGGCATCCTGACCTCGATCGACGTATCGGCCGAGTACCAGCGCGCCGCCCGGCGGGCGTTCGCCGACGCCGGTGTGGCGGTGTCGCGCACCCGGCTGATCACGGGCGCGGCGCTGGACGTGCTGCCCCGGCTGACCGACGGCGGCTACGACCTGGTGTTCGTCGACGCGGCCAAGACCGAGTACCCGCGCTACCTGGCGGAGGCCGTGCGGCTGCTGCGACCGGGCGGCGTGGTGGCGTTCGACAACGTGCTGTGGCAGGGCCGCGTGCTCGACCGGACCGTGCGCGACCCGGCGACGACGGCGTTGCGGGACGTGACGCGGGCCGTGCGCGAGGACGACCGGTTGGTGCCGGTGATCCTGCCGTTGGGCGACGGACTGCTCGTGGCCGCACGCACCTAG
- the csrA gene encoding carbon storage regulator CsrA: MLVLTRRSGESVRIGDEVTVTVLDVRGDVVRIGVAAPRSIAVHRDEVYRELKKANEQAVADEAATAALTEALRFRRDG; encoded by the coding sequence ATGCTGGTCCTGACCCGCCGCTCCGGCGAGAGCGTGCGCATCGGCGACGAGGTCACGGTGACCGTCCTGGACGTGCGGGGTGACGTGGTCCGGATCGGTGTCGCGGCGCCTCGGTCGATCGCCGTGCACCGGGACGAGGTGTACCGCGAGCTGAAGAAGGCCAATGAGCAGGCGGTCGCGGACGAGGCCGCGACCGCCGCTCTCACGGAGGCGTTGCGCTTCCGCCGGGACGGGTAG
- a CDS encoding DivIVA domain-containing protein yields the protein MTTALIYLVVMVLVAAVVFLLASLVFGRGEEMAPLPPGTSPTRLPADDVRPEDVRAVRFQQVLRGYRMSEVDWVLDRLAGEIEVLRSRVAELEADREPDAVRPAGTPS from the coding sequence GTGACCACCGCGCTCATCTACCTCGTCGTCATGGTGCTCGTGGCGGCCGTGGTGTTCCTGCTGGCCTCGCTGGTGTTCGGGCGGGGTGAGGAGATGGCACCGCTGCCACCCGGCACGTCCCCGACGCGGCTGCCGGCCGACGACGTGCGGCCCGAGGACGTCCGTGCCGTGCGCTTCCAGCAGGTCCTGCGCGGCTACCGGATGTCCGAGGTCGACTGGGTGCTCGACCGGCTCGCCGGCGAGATCGAGGTACTGCGGTCCCGCGTGGCCGAACTCGAGGCCGACCGTGAACCCGACGCGGTGAGGCCGGCCGGTACGCCCTCATGA
- the glgA gene encoding glycogen synthase, with the protein MRIGLLTREYPPEVYGGAGVHVGFLVPRLRELVDVDVHAFGTPRADARGYHPAHGLENANAALATLSVDLEMAAALADVRLVHSHTWYANMAGHLAKLLHGVPHVVTAHSLEPRRPWKAEQLGGGYRVSSWVERTAYEAADAVIAVSEGMRTDVLDCYPALDPARVHVVRNGIDPDAYRPVDETDALVARGIDPTRPIVAFVGRITRQKGVGHLVAAAHRFSADAQLVLCAGAPDTPELAEETRAAVAELSAVRPGVFWIRQMLQPAEVRQIMSHATVFVCPSVYEPLGIVNLEAMACGTAVVASDVGGIPEVVEHGVTGLLVHYDERDVEAFRQGLADAVDAVLASPSRAREFGAAGRERAVREFSWTTVAERTVEVYDLALR; encoded by the coding sequence GTGCGAATCGGACTGCTGACCCGGGAGTACCCGCCGGAGGTGTACGGCGGCGCCGGCGTGCACGTCGGCTTCCTCGTGCCACGCCTGCGCGAACTGGTCGACGTGGACGTGCACGCGTTCGGCACGCCGCGCGCGGACGCCCGGGGTTACCACCCCGCGCACGGCCTGGAGAACGCGAACGCGGCGTTGGCGACGCTGTCGGTCGACCTGGAGATGGCCGCCGCGTTGGCGGACGTGCGACTGGTGCACTCGCACACCTGGTACGCGAACATGGCCGGGCACTTGGCGAAGCTGTTGCACGGCGTGCCGCACGTGGTGACCGCGCACTCGCTGGAGCCGCGTCGGCCGTGGAAGGCCGAGCAACTCGGCGGCGGGTACCGGGTGTCGTCGTGGGTGGAGCGGACCGCGTACGAGGCGGCGGACGCGGTGATCGCGGTGAGCGAGGGCATGCGGACGGACGTCCTCGACTGCTACCCGGCGTTGGACCCGGCCCGGGTGCACGTGGTGCGCAACGGCATCGACCCGGACGCGTACCGGCCGGTCGACGAGACGGACGCGCTGGTCGCGCGCGGGATCGACCCGACGCGGCCGATCGTGGCGTTCGTCGGGCGGATCACGCGGCAGAAGGGCGTCGGACACCTGGTGGCGGCGGCGCACCGGTTCTCGGCGGACGCCCAGCTCGTGCTGTGCGCGGGCGCGCCGGACACCCCGGAGCTGGCCGAGGAGACGCGGGCGGCGGTGGCGGAGCTGTCGGCGGTGCGGCCGGGGGTGTTCTGGATCCGGCAGATGCTCCAGCCGGCCGAGGTCCGGCAGATCATGAGCCACGCGACGGTGTTCGTGTGCCCGTCGGTGTACGAGCCGCTGGGGATCGTGAACCTGGAGGCGATGGCGTGCGGCACGGCCGTGGTCGCCTCGGACGTGGGCGGGATCCCGGAGGTCGTGGAGCACGGCGTGACCGGACTGCTGGTGCACTACGACGAGCGGGACGTGGAGGCGTTCCGGCAGGGGTTGGCGGACGCGGTGGACGCGGTGCTGGCGTCGCCTTCGCGGGCGCGGGAGTTCGGCGCGGCGGGGCGGGAGCGGGCCGTCCGGGAGTTCTCGTGGACGACCGTGGCCGAGCGGACCGTGGAGGTGTACGACCTCGCTCTCCGTTGA
- a CDS encoding enoyl-CoA hydratase-related protein, with product MSELLVEDAEGVRTLTLNRPDSYNSLTVSLKERLRDVLAETAADDRVRAVVLTGAGKAFCAGQDLKEHARLLAEGDPAPLKTVELHYNPIVESIIGMPKPVVAAVNGMAAGAGASFAYACDLRVAAAGARFLMAFANVGLSADSGASWTLPRLIGRGRATEMMLLAQPVDAAEALRIGMVSQVVPDGEALSTAHALARTLASGPTAAYAAIKEALAFSGALSAALEVEARTQAAAGGTADHRAAVEAFVAKRKPTFSGR from the coding sequence GTGTCCGAACTCCTCGTCGAGGACGCCGAGGGCGTGCGCACGCTCACGCTCAACCGGCCCGACTCGTACAACTCGCTGACCGTCTCGTTGAAGGAGCGGTTGCGGGACGTGCTGGCCGAGACGGCGGCCGACGACCGGGTGCGCGCCGTGGTGCTGACGGGTGCCGGGAAGGCGTTCTGCGCGGGCCAGGACCTCAAGGAGCACGCGCGACTGCTCGCCGAGGGCGACCCGGCACCGCTCAAGACCGTGGAGCTGCACTACAACCCGATCGTCGAGTCGATCATCGGGATGCCGAAGCCGGTCGTCGCGGCGGTCAACGGGATGGCGGCGGGCGCGGGCGCGTCGTTCGCCTACGCGTGCGACCTGCGGGTGGCGGCGGCGGGCGCGCGGTTCCTGATGGCGTTCGCGAACGTGGGGTTGAGCGCGGATTCGGGCGCGTCGTGGACGCTGCCCCGCCTGATCGGCCGCGGTCGGGCCACGGAGATGATGTTGCTGGCCCAGCCGGTGGACGCGGCCGAGGCGTTGCGGATCGGCATGGTGTCGCAGGTCGTGCCGGACGGCGAGGCGCTGTCCACGGCACACGCCCTGGCCCGCACGCTGGCGTCCGGACCGACCGCCGCCTACGCCGCGATCAAGGAGGCGTTGGCGTTCTCCGGCGCGTTGTCGGCGGCGTTGGAGGTGGAGGCGCGCACGCAGGCGGCGGCGGGCGGCACGGCCGACCACCGCGCGGCGGTCGAGGCGTTCGTGGCCAAGCGGAAGCCGACGTTCAGCGGTCGATAG
- the sigE gene encoding RNA polymerase sigma factor SigE gives MPTQQSTAAPTAPIESADWSPPTWDEVVREHADRVYRLAYRLTGNQHDAEDLTQETFIRVFRSLASYKPGTFEGWLHRITTNLFLDMARRRTRLRMEGLPEDTDRLAGDDPSPEQVWSDTHLDPDLQAALDELPPEFRAAVVLCDVEGLSYEEIGATLGVKLGTVRSRIHRGRQALRASLERRRGLVQEDSA, from the coding sequence ATGCCGACCCAGCAGTCGACCGCCGCACCCACCGCGCCCATCGAGAGCGCGGACTGGAGCCCGCCCACGTGGGACGAGGTCGTGCGCGAGCACGCCGACCGCGTGTACCGGCTCGCCTACCGCCTGACCGGCAACCAGCACGACGCCGAGGACCTGACCCAGGAGACGTTCATCCGGGTCTTCCGCTCGCTCGCGTCGTACAAGCCGGGCACGTTCGAGGGCTGGCTGCACCGCATCACCACCAACCTGTTCCTCGACATGGCCCGCCGCCGTACCCGGCTGCGCATGGAGGGACTGCCCGAGGACACCGACCGGCTCGCGGGCGACGACCCGAGCCCGGAGCAGGTGTGGTCGGACACCCACCTCGACCCGGACCTCCAGGCCGCCCTCGACGAGCTGCCGCCGGAGTTCCGCGCGGCCGTCGTGCTGTGCGACGTCGAAGGGCTGTCCTACGAAGAGATCGGCGCCACACTCGGGGTGAAACTGGGTACGGTGAGAAGCAGGATTCACCGGGGCCGGCAAGCACTGCGGGCTTCCCTCGAACGCCGTCGGGGTCTTGTTCAGGAGGACTCTGCATGA
- a CDS encoding anti-sigma factor family protein — MTDLRGWGLSEQHLLPDAVVAFVDGELSASAHGRASAHLARCPFCAAETYSQQQARSAVRAATTPSAPAGLLARLGAIPQEVELPSAPDGLAVTEDGRLVAVQRPDRAAAAFGSGPVLGQSRPFGTGSRLGGKRARQGAGAVVSGLMLGALALVVPGGDDPAPVPVQGPGAAPTTPAVAPASLAPVPVDSPLGVMRPVSGQAR, encoded by the coding sequence ATGACCGACCTGCGAGGTTGGGGACTGTCCGAGCAGCACCTGCTGCCGGACGCCGTCGTCGCCTTCGTCGACGGCGAGCTGTCCGCCTCGGCGCACGGCCGGGCGTCCGCGCATCTCGCGCGATGTCCGTTCTGCGCGGCCGAGACCTACTCGCAGCAGCAGGCGAGGTCCGCGGTCAGGGCCGCGACGACCCCGAGCGCACCGGCGGGCCTGCTGGCCCGGCTCGGTGCCATCCCGCAGGAGGTCGAACTCCCCAGCGCGCCCGACGGGCTCGCGGTCACCGAGGACGGGCGGCTGGTCGCCGTGCAGCGGCCGGATCGGGCCGCCGCCGCGTTCGGGTCCGGACCGGTGTTGGGGCAGAGCCGCCCTTTCGGTACCGGTAGTCGGCTGGGCGGCAAACGCGCGCGTCAGGGTGCGGGGGCGGTGGTGTCCGGGTTGATGCTCGGTGCCTTGGCCCTGGTCGTGCCCGGAGGCGATGATCCGGCGCCGGTGCCCGTGCAGGGACCGGGTGCCGCGCCGACCACTCCGGCGGTGGCGCCTGCCTCGTTGGCGCCTGTTCCGGTGGACAGTCCGCTCGGTGTCATGCGGCCGGTTTCGGGCCAGGCTCGCTGA
- a CDS encoding SRPBCC family protein, with the protein MTRLELAVDVAAPAATTWAAATDWVRQGEWMLGTRVRVTGGDGTSTGSTLSAFTGIGRFGFVDTMRVTVWEPPVRCVVEHTGRLVRGTGGFRVSGHGDRSEFVWYEDVPWPLAAAFAPGVAWSLRRFARFAERYR; encoded by the coding sequence ATGACCCGGCTCGAACTCGCCGTCGACGTCGCCGCACCCGCCGCGACCACGTGGGCGGCGGCCACCGACTGGGTTCGCCAAGGCGAGTGGATGCTCGGCACGCGCGTGCGGGTGACCGGCGGCGACGGCACGTCCACCGGCTCGACGCTGTCCGCGTTCACCGGCATCGGCCGGTTCGGGTTCGTCGACACCATGCGCGTCACGGTGTGGGAGCCTCCGGTCCGGTGCGTGGTCGAGCACACCGGGCGGTTGGTCCGGGGCACGGGCGGGTTCCGGGTGAGCGGGCACGGCGACCGTTCCGAGTTCGTCTGGTACGAGGACGTACCGTGGCCGTTGGCCGCCGCGTTCGCGCCCGGCGTGGCCTGGTCGCTGCGCCGCTTCGCCCGTTTCGCCGAGAGGTACCGATGA
- a CDS encoding PaaX family transcriptional regulator has protein sequence MRARSALFDVYGGHLRERGGAATIAALVRLLEPLDFAAPAVRTAVSRTVRQGWLEPVRLAEGPGYAMTPRAERRLDEAAARIYRTRPSTWDGRWHVVVPDVPPVREARDRLTSSLQLLGYGALGPVAWIAPRPSPELADVLAAEEVAATSFHGEHEGDPRELAAKAWDLEALGQDYALFVAEWEPLVSAVDGTAPATAFAASQRFLHAWRKFLFRDPGLPRELLPAGWPGLAAAEFFDRHTARLAPAARRFVDDSLGTD, from the coding sequence GTGCGAGCCCGTTCCGCGCTCTTCGACGTCTACGGCGGCCACCTGCGCGAGCGGGGTGGTGCCGCGACGATCGCCGCCCTCGTCCGCCTGCTCGAACCGCTGGACTTCGCGGCGCCGGCCGTGCGCACGGCGGTGTCGCGGACGGTCCGCCAGGGGTGGCTCGAACCGGTCCGGCTGGCCGAGGGCCCCGGCTACGCGATGACACCCCGCGCGGAAAGGCGGCTCGACGAGGCCGCCGCGCGCATCTACCGGACCCGCCCGTCCACCTGGGACGGACGCTGGCACGTCGTCGTGCCGGACGTGCCGCCGGTGCGCGAGGCCCGCGACCGGCTGACGTCGTCGCTGCAACTGCTCGGCTACGGCGCGTTGGGCCCGGTCGCGTGGATCGCGCCGCGACCGTCGCCCGAACTGGCCGACGTGCTCGCCGCCGAGGAGGTCGCCGCCACCTCGTTCCACGGCGAACACGAAGGCGACCCGCGCGAGCTGGCCGCCAAGGCGTGGGACCTGGAAGCCCTCGGCCAGGACTACGCACTCTTCGTGGCCGAGTGGGAACCGCTCGTGTCCGCTGTGGACGGAACGGCGCCCGCCACGGCGTTCGCCGCGTCACAACGGTTCCTGCACGCGTGGCGCAAGTTCCTGTTCCGCGATCCGGGACTGCCGCGCGAACTGCTGCCCGCCGGCTGGCCGGGCCTGGCCGCCGCCGAGTTCTTCGACCGGCACACGGCACGGCTCGCGCCGGCCGCGCGCCGGTTCGTCGACGACAGTCTCGGAACCGACTGA